The Canis lupus familiaris isolate Mischka breed German Shepherd chromosome 1, alternate assembly UU_Cfam_GSD_1.0, whole genome shotgun sequence DNA window taacttcaataaaaacaactgtaaaaaaatatataaaataaaatgatatctgaaaaaataaaaataaaaatataacttcgTTGTAATTGCAAATAGAGAATTCTTATCTATATTGGGCATCATCAGATGACTTAAAACCTTTTCCTTACTGTCacttacttttctttcatttcttctttcttttctttctttctattttactgggaaaaaaaaatattcttagactcttgcaataaaaaaaaatttaaaaagtttccatGACATGTTTTATACAACTATTATTATTGCCCTTCTTtacaaagcctgtgctctttcaTCTGAGATGGGTAGTGAGGGTGGCCTCTATCTCTATGACAATAACctgcaatttctttttctctctttggaatctatttttttttaggtttgctCCCAGAGCATGGTGGGGGAGAGGATGAAGAACCATTCGTAAGAATCTATAATAGAAGACCCCTCCTAAACctccaaacaaagcaaaaatgtagCTCATGAATATTTAGCTGGTTATTTTATACATGTTTCCACTTGCCATCTGAAGCGATACGGCCTCCTAAGTATTCATGGACTcaactaaaatacagaaaaatacaaaaccagGGTAATTATTTGTACCCTGTGCAAAAAGGCAAAGTTTCTAGTGAAATGGATAAAACTGGTATTTTTATGCGGTTTGAAAGCCAcgatatttttttttacatcagaaGGAGGCAACCCGCACAGCTTAAAACTATGCTGCATACACACTGCATTTTGCAACAGTAGGATTTTTCGACGTATTAGTTAATTGTGATAATATGTCACCATGCAACGTTTTGTAAATTATGCATTAAAAGGGATCATTGGGTGGTTCTTTATTGCAAACATCAATCTCTTCGACATCTTTTTCTCCTATAACAAATGAAGATTGTATTCTTTTGCAAACAGACCAGaccaaaaaaagaacaacaaaaaatgaatacTTACTTTTGGGGAGGGCAATTTTCAGGCTAAGAATTCACACAAGAATggccttaaaaaattttaagctatAATATCATTTTATTCCCATGTGCTGCCTTTCTGCTCCACAAATAAGAGAACTTTATGAGGCATTATTTTATGATGTGTTAGACCTACAGTCACATATGTGTGACTAATCCCCACGAGAAAGAACACGAATCAGATGCCAGGAATGACTGAACCAATCGTAGCCAACAACTGAAAAGTGcaagaagttatttttaaggtTTCCAACACTCTTTAAaaacagggcagccagggtggttcaggggtttagcgccgcctgcagcccagggcctgaccctggagacctgggatcaagtcccacgtctggctccctgcatggggcctacttctccctctgcctgtgtctctgcctctctctctgtgtctttcatggataaataaataaaatcttaaaaaaataaaagtataagcaCCAAAAGAATAGGATGCTATAGACCAATAACGCTCATTTggaatggtttttgtttgtttggaacaTTTTCTTCCAGAGAGAAACTTACAACAGACATCTGACCTGGAAGTTCCCGAGTCCATTTATTTACATCGTCCCATTTCAGAATCCTTAAAAAAGTTATCATGTCCTATTCCCAGTCTTAAAAGAAGACTTTAAGAATTTGATGGTGATTTTAAGAATTGATGGGGTGTTAGAGTCCTAAGGTCTATACTTAATCACAAATAAAGGGTCAAGAAGTTAAGAACGTCTGGAGGGCGCTGGGCTAGCCCCTGGGCGGCGGCCGGCAGTTCCGAGGGCTTTGGGCAGGTGCTCCTCATCCCCCTGGCCGGCGGCCCGCGGGGCTGGCCTGGGCCCGAGCACCTGCTGCACCCGAGGCAGCCCCGCCCTGGGAATCCCCACCCCAggcattcccccccaccccgggcatcCCCGCCCcaggcaccgccccccccccccaggcatccccgcCGAGGCATCCCCGCAGCTTCCCCCGCCCCaggcatccccgccccccccaggtaTTCCCCCCTGGGCATCCCCGCAcccggcaccccccaccccgtccgcatccccacccccccggcATCCtcgccccccccagccccccaggcatccccgcCAAGGCATCCTCTCCCCGGGCATCCCCACCCTGGGCATCCCCGCCCCAGGCATTCCCCCCCTGAGGCATTCCCCCCCCGGGCATCCCCACACCCGGCACCGCCCCTCCGCCCGCATCCCGGCTCCAAGCATCCCCGCACCCGTCATCCCCGTTCCTCCAGGCATCCCTGCCCGGGCAACCCAccaatccccccccccacccccggcatcCCCGACCCCCCAGGCATCCCCGCCCCGGGCATCCCCGCCCCGGGCATCCCCCCCAGGGATCCTCGCGTCCCCACCCCCGCATCCCCCGCATCCCTGTCCCCCGCCTCCCCGTCCGTCTGAGGCATCCCCGCCCCTGGCATCTAcatcccgcccccgcccctcatccctgccccgcacccccgccccgggcacccccccccccatccgcATCCGCACCCCGGGCATCCCCGCCCCGGGCATCACCCTCGCCAGGCATCCCCGCTCCCCCAGGCATCTCCGCCTGAGCATCCTACCCCCGggcatccccctccccctccccgggcaTTCCCGCCCTGGGCATCCCCGCACTTggcatcctccccccccccccacccccggcatcCCTCTACCCCCCTCGGGCATTCCcgccccaggcatccctccccccGCATCCCcgccccaggcatccccctccaCATCCCCGCATCCCCGGCCCAGGCATCTCCCCCCACCGGCccctacccccccgccccccgcatccCCGGCCCCCGCCCTACCGTGGTCCCGCCCCTGACCTCAGTGCCGCCTGCGGCCCACCGGCCCGTGGGGTGGCCTCCGTCTCCCTCCGTCTCCTCCCGGAGGCCCTGGGGACCCGGCGAGGCGGCCGGAGCGGCAGCCCCGTGGCCTCGGAGCAGCCTTTCCACGACGCCGTAGTTGGAGCGGGGGTCGGCGGAGCGCGGGCGGCCGGCCAGGCTGCGGGGCCCCCAGGCGCGCGGGAgcagcgggcggcgggggccggggccggggccggggcgggggccggggcggtcgggcacctgcgccccgggcaCGGGCCCCTGGGCACCGGCGGGCCGACCCCCGGACGCCTCGTcaccccccgcggcccccggggcGGTGGGTCCGGGCCCCCCGGGGGGTGGCCGGTGGCTCGGCGGGGGCTGCGCTGCCCGGCAGTTCCGATCCGTTCTAAACACGATTCGGTTAAATTCATCGGTCTTGGCGGCCAGCTTCTCATTCCTGGTGGTCCTGAAGCCACAGCGGAGACCCCGAAGCGGGCCACTGCCCTCGGTGGCCGCGGAGCCAAGGTCGTCGGGGCGAGAGGCGGCCGGGCCACCTGGGGCCAGCGCCTCCCAGCTCTCGGGACAGCAGGATGCAGAGGGACCATTCTGTGCGGCGACCCCACCGCCACCACGCCAGCCGCCCAGCCCAACACGGTCCTCACATGCAGGCTTGTCCTCTATCTTGGCTTTGGGCGCCAGAGAAGGAAACACGATGCCACCTTGCAGGGCCTGCCCTTCATTTGCTCCCAGCCCAGGCGCCGCCCGGGGCCTCCGAAGGATGTCAGGACCACGGCCCCTTCCACCGTGACCCTCCGGGGCCACCAGGCTGCTGCGGCCTAAACCTCCCTTCAGACTCCCAGGAGCTCGTTCTGCACAGGAGCTGGGAAAGTTTCGGGATGTGCTTCTCGGAGGAGGAAGCGGTGGAGCTTCATTTCTCTGCAGATCGGTCGTACCCAGTTCACCCTTTTTCCTAGCCCCGCTCAGGGGTACATCGGTGCAGCTTAGATTCTTTCCGTGTTCCTGCGTTTGCTTTTCCGAGTTGATTGCAAGAATGCCCTGGCCATCGCTGATCATGTGGTCTCCGCGAGGCATGTTCGTTACACGTGGCATTTCCTGCAGGAAAGAATCTGACTTCATCCTAAACAATTATAAAACACGGTATATTAGCAATCGTTTTATTTAGGACGAGTTCTCAAAAGAAACCACGCTTAGGCAATGAACTTCTGCTATAAGAACAGGACTCCCAACTTCCTCCAACAGCATTTTCATGTAACTTCTCTAAGTCAAAACCTCCAAGTCCTTTTTTACTGTAGGATAAAGCCTACCTCTCAGTGTGGCACTCACAGCTCACCTGCTCTGACCCAAACTCTCTTTCCCTGATGTTCCAAATGGGCTCTTACACTCAGACCGGACAGCGCAGTCTCCTGGGTGTCTGCTACTGGCATTCTCATTTCCACAGCTTCTCTCCTACCATTTCCTTACCTCTGCTCTACCCACCGAATTCCTATTCATTATGTCATGTGAGCTCCAGTTCCTTCCCTTGAATTTGAAATGACATCCTAAGCTAAGAAGCGCAACAGAAATCCAAATAAAAGTTCACTGAAACGTGGTTGCAAACGGAACGTGTCATTTGGGCTTGAGACAAGAGTAAGAATTTTTTTGGGTAAGGGCATAGAGGCAAAGTGAGCCACAGTAAAGATAGTGTGGCTCTGCGAGGAATAGTAGGGCCTTTGGTAGGGCCTGATCGCAAAGCAGAGTGGGGAGGATGAAAGAGACAGGAGGTTAAATTGGAACGTATTTGAATTACGTGCTAAATAaaggtcttcattttttttttcctaaagtttatGGAGTAGCGAGGAGAAAGAACATTACACCAGGTGCgatttgtaaaagaaaattgGTCTTTCCTAAGctcgataaaaaaaaaaaaacctaaataaagtAGCAATATAAATTCCCAAGTTAAAGTTAATTGATCATATGGATATTGGATACGTATAAATCCTCTTTATAGGTTTTCAACTTGCAAAATGTTACGAGACAGGGTACAATCAAGTGCAGATAAATAATAACACAGAATGGTAGGCAAAAGCAAAATGGGTAGGTAGAGGGCAAAATTATGCACACAATATGgttgaataaaaatatctattgtaAGTCATTATAAAAACCCTTTCTGAGCTTTCTAAGAGCCAAAGACAAATAAGGTACACACTGCTGCTATTCCCAAGAGGAACACACTTCCTCACTAGGAGATAAATGTTGATCCTAGAACCATCCACCTTTACTTACCTTGCAGagaattccaatttattttttaataaatttttggtGAAAACttacttttataattatagaGGTGCTTCTAAACTGAAACAgagtttttcagatttcattgtatatgtgtgtatttacatatttacgTATTTACAGTATATTGTTCTGACAATTGCGTACGcctccattatatatatacatagtaaatacagagaaataaGAGACATTTAGGTATAAAAAACTTCAGTAgaccatctctattttttttcagtagaccATCTCTAATTAAAACTCCACACTGTCCAATCTTAAGATATATTTAACTTATTAGCCCAGCTGTGCACTCTTCCACTGGCCAAACACTCACAGTGAGAAGGAGGTACGTAAGAAGCTACTGGACAGTGTACCTTAACCAAACACCAAGAGAGCACAGTATTCTTAACAGTCAAGTCatggagagaatgagaagatTTGGTTTAAGAATTAGTAAACAGAGAAAAACTCAATTAAAGCCTTTATCTCTTGTCTAAGATAACAGATTTTTAATGACTCATCGTTAATTCGCACTAACAAAGTGTAACGAGGAGGCAGTTTGGATTCATTcactgaaaacaatatttttcttgactttctgaTATAAAAGAATCATAGATGTACCAGCCCACCTTCTGTGGTTAGACCGCTTTCGGATTTCCTCTTGAAAGCTGCATAATTCTTCACTAACTTTGGCAAGTTCTTCAAGAGCCTTTATATATATAAGCAATAGCGGGTTAGCACttggaaatgtaaatatttctttagaaacAGTTCTAGGCCAACCACAATCTTACTTACCGAGTTGAGGGCCCCAGAactgctcctgctctcttcccCGGAAGTCCTCAGACCAGGGCAGACCTCACATTCTTTTTGGTTATCTGTGGCCAAAGGATCCGTAAACACAACTTTTGattttttggttgctttttgTTCCTTGCACATTTGATTTCCTTCACAGGGTAAGCTgtgctctgttttattttctctttccagacCATCCCTGTGATTCATCCGTGTAAATTCACATCGTCCTGAATTGGGGTAGTTTGGAGGAGATCCCACCACTTGATCTTGAATCACTTTCTCACGATCGTGACTGAGGATCTTAGCACGTTCATTCATGTTGATTTTCCTCCGAAGCTTTACTTCATGGCAAAgctgcaaagaaaatgaagagaaagcttTTTCTCCCCCTTAATGTACTTCGtcaatattttttatactaaACACGCTATTTTGAGTTCTCTTTGCCACATCATGATATACTAACTACCCTGGGGTATTGATGCTCATGCCTCTGAGTAGCGTTCTAAAATCTGATCGGCCAGAAAAACTCTGATGAACCATACGGACTACTTCTAGTAGGTCAAAGTATGgatggtaatttctttttttttttaatttttatttatttatgatagtcacacagaaagagagaaagagaggcagagacataggcagagggagaagcaggctccatgcaccgggagcctgacatgggattcgattctgggtctccaggatcgcgccctgggccaaagggcaggcgctaaaccgctgcgccacccagggatcccctggatggTAATTTCTATGTCTCTGTGTAGGAATCAAACTCATTCAGAAATAAGATAAGCCTGCACCTATATAAAACATGTCGTGATGATGCAGAAGCACTGTTGGAAAATTGGAACGTCCTGAAACAATTGCTGGTCATGCTCTCTAACAGCTttcagagaaaagtaaaaatttaactAATATTAGTAAGAATTTAACTAATATTAAAGTCATGTTTTAAAAGTCTACGATTGCACCGGCATGCCAACGCTCAAGTGTGTAAATAGTTGACAGTATCATGCAGCACACCAGTTCATTCCATTCCGAGTGGAGGTTGTGCAATCAAAGGATGTTTCCTTTGGAAGTTATGTTGGTGTTACTGACGTATTGCCGGGtattgctgagattttttttttttttttttaggaaaagatttttcagtttttcaaaaaagatttctCATCCTGATTAAAACAAACGTGACCCTGTCCTATGTGATACCAGAACTCTAAGGCTTCAATCATCTGTGTTAAAGTGGATCTCAAATTATTTCTTGATGAGAGTTTAGTTTAACCTGCTGGCGCTCACACAACGCACCCCTAGAGGAAGCCAGTGGCCTTTTCTCTTTAGGCTTGAGTTGTGGGAAAGCGTGGCATATTTCAAAGGAGCCTGTCGGCTAACTATTAAAGCAAATAACTACAGCCACAACCTATATCTACACCACATCTATTATTCAAAGAGTAGGATAACAGATTTATTGCTGTTCAGTATTTACCCAAATCTGGGAGAAGCACTATACATAGTTGGTGcctgaatataaatataaataaatatactgtatatatttattcCCATAGATGCTTACACATCTAACATTGCATGATCGCAGGATTGCATCAAATTATAGCCATGGATCCATTGTTTTGGCTCTCATAAAATTACTTATCCTGAGCTATTGTGAGCATTCTGGTTTGGGCTGACCTTGGGAGATTCTCTAAGGAGCAACTCTCAAAAGTCCATCTTAAATCTAAGGGTGCTTATGGTGACATTGTCCTCTTTTTGAGGCGTGATGGGTGAAAACAAAAttgcttcattttcaaaatcGGGGACAAAAGTGCTATTCCTGGGAAACAGGTTTGCCTTTGTCTTCTGAATATTGAGAAATATGCATCTGCTGATTTTCACGGTCGTTCCTGGAAAGACAGACTTGCTACATGCAATTCTCATAAGTTCCTTCCTCCTGTCTTCATCTCAccttcgttgttgttgttgttttattttgaaatacttcaccttatgtaaaattttatataccATCTTAAATTCTCTGGGAGATTTAAGTGAGGTATGGATAAGCAAATAATATAATGCTATTGAtggaaaacagatttattttgtaTAAGAAAATGTGTTACTTCATACCTAGCACTTGTCAGTGGTTATCATTTGAACAAAGGTGACAAGCAGAAAAGACTGCaatgtgataaaaagaaaattgctagaAACCTAAGAACTCTAGGGTTTCTATCCAGATTACTCCAGGTTTCAAATAATCCAAGTACGTACATCCAGGTTTCGCAATAGCAAATGCAATGATTGTGGATGGTGGCTGAGCGAAGGATCATTAGCATCTTAACACTTGACACTGGATCTCCCTGGAAGATACCACTTGGAGTCAAGTTACACGCGCACCTGCAGGAATCTATAATTCCCTAGTACACGGCTTACTAATCTGTGTCTGAGTCCATATACAGGCCTTAGCGATATATATTAGGCAAATACAGTCTATTCTGCTTgcagcattttataattttttgtgcGTTGGTGTTTAATTtcagttggaaaaaaatgtcttgattCTCTGTGACATGGGAGGGTACTTTCCTCCCGTTTTTTTCAAATTCTCCTACCCTCGTTTGTAGCCTATTAGACAGGCGTGTTAGAAGTACGTTCTTATAGGCTACAAAGCTGTGAGGAGAAAAGAGCTATGTACTCGGATGATAAGAGGAGCACGAGGCCAGTGTTCAGGAATTACGGAGCATCATCTATGGGTATTCTGGGGAAGCACCTTATCCAGACACACTCCCAGGGCTGGAGGGAGCTGTATATTACTAGAGACCTAGAAAGCACCGTGGCTACTAttcaagatgaggaaaaaaatcttacagcCCTCTACCTCCCCGATGCAGAAAGGAAGAGCACTTCTACAAACTACCATCCTATGTTTAAGATACGTTTAATGCCTGCGAATCGAAAAGGCGGATATTTACCATAGATAGAATCTACGGGGTTGTCAGCATAGCTATTTGACAACACAGGATTTAAGCAGCAGATTATTTTAGCCACATGGCTTAAACAATTGGTCAGACTAATCCtgactcctttaatttttttggctCGGATGCCAGAATTATCTGGCCTTCCAAACCTTTGGGAACCAATGACCCCTGAGCTTTGGATTCTGACTTGACATAGATATCTCCCTGTTAATCCCCCCTTAGTCTGTAGGTGAAGGAGTTACATGAGTAAGCAAAACACATTTCCAAACCAGAGAGGTACGAGCAGGGGATTCTCATACACTACATGCCTGCCTCCTCAGCTCCGTAACATGGAACAGTTTAACagttactctttttaaatttttccttgcAGTG harbors:
- the KIAA0408 gene encoding uncharacterized protein KIAA0408 homolog isoform X1; amino-acid sequence: MALHKQWENTETDWHKEKMELLDQFDNERKEWESQWKIMQKKIEELCHEVKLRRKINMNERAKILSHDREKVIQDQVVGSPPNYPNSGRCEFTRMNHRDGLERENKTEHSLPCEGNQMCKEQKATKKSKVVFTDPLATDNQKECEVCPGLRTSGEESRSSSGALNSALEELAKVSEELCSFQEEIRKRSNHRRMKSDSFLQEMPRVTNMPRGDHMISDGQGILAINSEKQTQEHGKNLSCTDVPLSGARKKGELGTTDLQRNEAPPLPPPRSTSRNFPSSCAERAPGSLKGGLGRSSLVAPEGHGGRGRGPDILRRPRAAPGLGANEGQALQGGIVFPSLAPKAKIEDKPACEDRVGLGGWRGGGGVAAQNGPSASCCPESWEALAPGGPAASRPDDLGSAATEGSGPLRGLRCGFRTTRNEKLAAKTDEFNRIVFRTDRNCRAAQPPPSHRPPPGGPGPTAPGAAGGDEASGGRPAGAQGPVPGAQGPRSLAGRPRSADPRSNYGVVERLLRGHGAAAPAASPGPQGLREETEGDGGHPTGRWAAGGTEESVAVKSSHGKGFSRPARPANRRLPSRWASRSPSAPPALRRTAPSYTISLRSAASMV